Proteins encoded in a region of the Zunongwangia endophytica genome:
- a CDS encoding trimeric intracellular cation channel family protein, translating to MEWSLFNILDILGTAAFAISGALSAMNRRLDLFGIFIIAFVTAIGGGTLRDVLIGNTPVTWMENTFYIYLISGVTAMALIFRNYLNHLKRSLFLFDTIGLGVFTITGVEIGIRNELDPIISIALGGMTGAFGGVIRDILCNEIPVIFRKEEIYATACLVGGLIFVIMDNQNINTDITYLVTSLTVIILRLLAVKYHITLPDFYPEKEQK from the coding sequence ATGGAGTGGAGCCTATTTAACATCCTAGATATTTTGGGTACGGCAGCTTTTGCTATTTCTGGAGCATTATCTGCGATGAATCGTAGGCTAGATCTTTTTGGGATTTTTATTATTGCTTTTGTAACCGCCATTGGCGGAGGAACTCTGCGTGATGTTTTAATTGGCAATACCCCGGTAACCTGGATGGAAAATACTTTTTACATCTATTTAATTAGTGGTGTTACCGCTATGGCTCTGATTTTCAGAAACTACTTAAATCACCTTAAACGATCTTTATTTTTATTCGATACGATAGGTCTTGGCGTTTTTACCATAACCGGAGTGGAAATTGGTATACGGAATGAACTTGACCCTATAATTTCTATAGCGCTGGGCGGAATGACAGGAGCTTTTGGTGGTGTAATTCGGGATATATTATGTAACGAAATTCCCGTGATTTTTAGAAAAGAAGAAATTTATGCCACTGCCTGTTTAGTTGGCGGACTCATTTTCGTGATTATGGACAATCAAAATATCAATACTGATATTACTTACTTAGTGACCTCGCTAACCGTAATTATTTTAAGATTGCTGGCTGTAAAATATCATATCACCCTCCCCGACTTTTATCCTGAAAAAGAGCAAAAATAA
- the trxB gene encoding thioredoxin-disulfide reductase codes for MSETIEKIKCLIIGSGPAGYTAAIYAARADLKPIMYTGMEPGGQLTTTTEVDNFPGYPEGIDGPAMMMDLQKQAERFGTEVRMGMVTEVAFSKEVGGMHKACIDNSKWVEAETIIISTGATAKYLGLPSEQKLRGGGVSACAVCDGFFYKNQDVAIVGGGDTAAEEATYLANICRKVTMLVRKDEMKASKAMQHRVNNTKNLEVRYNTEVDEVIGEQVVDGLRMINNQTGEKEEIEITGLFIAIGHKPNTDVFKGHLDMDETGYLITQGKSTKTNIPGVFASGDVQDKEYRQAITAAGTGCMAAMDAERYIAEIETTEEEEKEVTA; via the coding sequence ATGAGCGAGACTATCGAAAAAATCAAGTGTTTAATAATAGGATCTGGGCCTGCGGGATATACTGCAGCCATTTATGCAGCCAGAGCAGATTTAAAACCGATAATGTATACCGGTATGGAACCTGGTGGGCAATTAACAACAACTACCGAAGTTGATAATTTTCCGGGATACCCTGAGGGAATCGATGGTCCTGCTATGATGATGGATTTGCAAAAGCAAGCAGAACGCTTTGGTACCGAAGTTAGAATGGGAATGGTTACTGAAGTCGCTTTTAGTAAAGAAGTAGGAGGAATGCATAAAGCTTGTATCGATAACTCGAAGTGGGTAGAAGCCGAAACTATAATTATTTCTACCGGAGCTACAGCAAAATACTTAGGCTTGCCTAGTGAGCAGAAATTAAGAGGAGGCGGAGTTTCAGCCTGTGCTGTATGTGATGGATTTTTCTACAAAAATCAGGATGTTGCGATTGTTGGTGGCGGAGATACTGCTGCGGAAGAAGCAACTTATCTAGCTAATATTTGTAGAAAAGTGACCATGTTGGTGAGAAAAGACGAAATGAAAGCATCTAAAGCTATGCAACATCGTGTAAACAATACTAAAAACCTTGAAGTTCGTTATAATACTGAAGTAGACGAAGTAATAGGAGAGCAGGTTGTTGATGGTTTAAGAATGATAAACAATCAAACCGGGGAAAAAGAAGAAATCGAGATCACTGGTTTATTTATCGCAATTGGTCATAAACCAAATACAGATGTGTTTAAAGGACATTTGGATATGGACGAGACAGGATACTTGATTACTCAGGGGAAATCGACCAAAACAAATATTCCAGGAGTATTTGCTTCAGGAGATGTGCAGGATAAAGAATATCGACAAGCAATTACAGCTGCTGGTACCGGATGTATGGCTGCGATGGATGCTGAGCGTTATATCGCTGAAATTGAAACTACAGAAGAAGAGGAAAAAGAAGTTACTGCATAA
- a CDS encoding GIN domain-containing protein: MKKSLSLFLLFVSIAAQAQVVGNRNVINKKRNLDNFTEVNITGDFEVTIVRGNSALAEVEADENLHDLIRTDVVDGKLYIKPAKRIKRSKRQEIKLEFPETITKIKLEEDAELDASKGLVLSDLEVETSGKSKLYLTVELSNFKLNNSEDATVELNVKAKEAYFQLNGSSKIKALVNSSSFKIDSYERADAAVEGTVEDFQLRTEHTSTFEGENLTATNAKVIAEGRSKNEISVTENLTITAKDRSETTIFNSPKIEIETFAGEAVLKKAEF; this comes from the coding sequence ATGAAAAAAAGTCTTAGTCTTTTCCTATTATTTGTAAGTATAGCAGCGCAAGCCCAAGTGGTTGGGAATCGAAATGTGATTAATAAGAAGAGAAATCTTGATAATTTTACTGAAGTTAATATCACTGGCGACTTCGAAGTAACTATAGTTCGTGGAAATTCAGCTTTAGCCGAAGTTGAAGCCGATGAAAATCTACACGATCTTATTCGTACAGATGTGGTAGATGGTAAGCTTTATATTAAACCAGCTAAAAGAATAAAACGTTCTAAACGACAAGAAATTAAACTTGAATTCCCTGAAACGATTACAAAAATTAAACTTGAAGAAGATGCAGAATTAGACGCTTCTAAGGGCCTAGTACTTTCTGATCTGGAAGTTGAAACTTCAGGAAAATCTAAACTTTATTTAACGGTAGAGCTTTCTAATTTCAAACTAAACAATAGCGAAGATGCAACTGTGGAATTAAATGTAAAGGCTAAAGAAGCTTATTTTCAGTTGAATGGAAGTAGCAAGATAAAAGCTCTTGTAAACTCATCTTCATTCAAAATAGATAGTTATGAGCGCGCCGATGCTGCTGTTGAAGGTACGGTTGAAGATTTTCAATTAAGAACAGAACATACCAGTACTTTTGAAGGTGAAAACCTTACTGCTACCAATGCAAAAGTTATTGCTGAAGGTCGCTCTAAAAATGAAATATCGGTTACCGAAAATCTAACAATTACTGCAAAAGATCGTAGTGAAACCACGATTTTTAATTCTCCAAAAATAGAAATAGAAACCTTTGCAGGAGAAGCAGTTTTAAAAAAGGCTGAATTTTAA
- a CDS encoding PspC domain-containing protein, whose amino-acid sequence MNKTININLAGMFFHIDEDAFNKLQHYLDAIKRSFTDKQGRDEIIMDIEARVAELFTEKRANKSQVISLKDVDEVIAIMGQPEDYMVDEDIFEDEPEQPYTKSSKKTSNKALYRDTENSYVGGVSSGLGHYLEIEAIWIRLIWVVLTVASSGVFLFVYIAFWIFTPEAKTTAEKLSMRGEDVTISNIEKKIREGFDNVSEKVKNVDYQKYGNRAKAGAGTAATAFGSIVNIILKVIVAFVGIVILLTAGSGLIALFISLFTFGTFGVIEAPWNDELMMHISGTSIWVGAIFSFFAAGVPLFFLFILGLKILVKNLKSIGVTAKLVLLGLWILSVIGLAVIGVKEATSRAFDEEAMETYVIPTKAQDTLIVEMRNNTQYSSNFGWSSNDFELKYDENDNKVLYNEDIGLVIRSTKDSVAKLEIIKSAEGSSVLDAKKRAENIEYHFEFSKNTLYLDSYFLVKEDLKARDQEIDLVLWLPEQSFLMVDANTEQYHRNSYSSYDILQNGQEGYTLRVENNNSICLDCPVEVIEDEDVFDTEENIDEDDNFSDDDSELKEDEFDTSDDFDAPVPDKEEMN is encoded by the coding sequence ATGAATAAGACGATAAATATAAATCTTGCGGGCATGTTCTTTCACATCGACGAGGATGCCTTTAACAAACTTCAGCACTATCTGGACGCCATCAAACGATCATTTACCGATAAGCAGGGTCGTGACGAAATAATTATGGATATCGAAGCCCGGGTTGCAGAACTTTTTACTGAAAAAAGAGCAAATAAAAGTCAGGTAATCAGCTTAAAAGATGTAGACGAAGTAATCGCAATTATGGGGCAACCTGAAGATTACATGGTCGATGAAGATATTTTTGAAGACGAGCCAGAACAACCGTATACAAAATCAAGCAAAAAAACGTCTAATAAGGCATTATACCGCGACACCGAAAATAGTTATGTAGGCGGCGTAAGCAGTGGTTTAGGACATTATTTAGAAATTGAAGCTATCTGGATTCGATTAATTTGGGTGGTACTTACAGTAGCTTCAAGTGGTGTTTTCCTATTTGTCTATATCGCTTTCTGGATTTTTACTCCGGAAGCTAAAACTACTGCCGAAAAACTTTCGATGCGTGGTGAAGATGTTACTATTTCTAATATTGAAAAAAAAATCAGAGAAGGATTTGATAATGTTTCAGAAAAAGTAAAAAATGTAGACTATCAAAAATATGGTAATCGAGCAAAAGCAGGTGCAGGAACAGCTGCAACCGCTTTTGGATCTATAGTTAATATAATACTTAAAGTTATCGTAGCATTTGTAGGCATCGTGATATTGTTAACTGCCGGCTCTGGATTGATCGCTCTATTTATTAGTCTGTTTACCTTTGGAACATTCGGTGTTATAGAAGCACCTTGGAACGATGAACTGATGATGCATATTTCAGGAACTTCCATTTGGGTAGGTGCGATATTTAGCTTTTTTGCTGCTGGTGTTCCTTTGTTCTTTCTATTTATTTTAGGATTAAAAATTTTAGTCAAAAACCTAAAATCTATTGGAGTTACAGCCAAATTGGTGCTTCTGGGCTTATGGATTCTTTCAGTGATAGGATTAGCCGTAATTGGTGTAAAAGAAGCCACCAGTAGAGCTTTTGATGAAGAAGCGATGGAAACTTATGTGATTCCTACTAAAGCGCAGGATACCTTAATAGTTGAAATGAGAAACAACACGCAATATTCGTCTAATTTTGGTTGGTCTTCTAACGACTTTGAATTGAAGTATGACGAGAACGACAATAAAGTATTGTATAACGAGGATATTGGTCTTGTAATTCGATCTACTAAAGACTCTGTTGCAAAATTAGAAATCATTAAATCTGCTGAAGGTAGTAGTGTTTTAGATGCTAAAAAGCGAGCCGAAAACATCGAATATCATTTCGAATTTTCTAAAAACACGCTCTACCTCGATAGCTACTTTCTGGTAAAAGAAGATCTAAAAGCCAGAGATCAGGAGATTGATCTTGTGCTATGGCTGCCAGAGCAAAGTTTTTTAATGGTAGATGCTAATACAGAACAATACCATAGAAATAGTTATTCATCTTACGATATTTTACAAAACGGACAGGAAGGCTATACCTTGCGTGTAGAAAACAACAATTCGATATGCTTAGATTGTCCTGTTGAAGTTATTGAAGATGAAGATGTTTTTGATACTGAAGAAAATATAGATGAAGACGACAACTTTTCTGATGACGATAGTGAGCTTAAGGAAGATGAATTCGACACTTCTGATGATTTCGATGCTCCGGTTCCAGACAAGGAAGAGATGAATTAA
- a CDS encoding PadR family transcriptional regulator, whose amino-acid sequence MKIENTKAQMRKGVLEYCILSVLRDEDAYVAEILDTLKDAKLLVVEGTIYPLLTRLKNAGLLSYRWEESTSGPPRKYYGLTETGRLFLTELSSTWDELQTAVNIVTTQKKKNHE is encoded by the coding sequence ATGAAGATAGAGAACACCAAAGCACAAATGCGTAAAGGTGTACTGGAGTATTGTATACTTTCGGTTTTAAGAGATGAAGATGCTTACGTAGCTGAAATCTTAGACACCTTAAAAGATGCCAAATTACTGGTGGTTGAAGGAACGATATATCCTTTATTAACCCGACTTAAAAATGCAGGTTTACTCTCCTATCGTTGGGAAGAATCTACTAGCGGACCACCAAGAAAATATTATGGATTAACCGAAACTGGCAGACTGTTCTTAACCGAACTTTCCTCGACCTGGGATGAGCTGCAAACCGCAGTAAACATTGTAACTACTCAAAAAAAGAAAAATCATGAATAA
- a CDS encoding DUF4870 domain-containing protein: MESSAIKKQDQTLSTIIHLSVFSKLFIPFGNFILPLIIWLVNKEKRFVDHHGRNAVNFQLSLILYYLVIACLLIIAILILGARIPIEFLEFNEYNIRIDTIDNEQVLPLLVMLITGGFFLFGLIVFELYAVISAAKNASEGKEFKFPLCINFIKEDSTENQPLK, translated from the coding sequence ATGGAATCATCAGCAATCAAAAAACAAGATCAAACACTTTCCACAATTATCCACTTGTCGGTTTTCTCTAAATTATTTATTCCTTTTGGGAATTTTATCCTTCCTTTAATTATCTGGCTGGTAAACAAAGAGAAAAGATTTGTAGATCATCATGGGCGTAACGCAGTTAATTTTCAGCTAAGCTTAATCCTATATTATCTCGTTATTGCATGCCTACTCATTATTGCAATACTTATTTTAGGTGCCAGAATTCCAATAGAATTTTTAGAATTTAATGAATACAATATTAGGATTGATACGATAGATAATGAGCAGGTTCTTCCTTTGCTAGTCATGCTTATTACCGGCGGTTTCTTTCTTTTTGGACTGATAGTTTTTGAACTCTATGCAGTAATTAGCGCCGCAAAAAATGCTAGTGAAGGTAAAGAATTTAAGTTTCCGCTATGCATCAATTTTATCAAAGAAGATAGTACCGAAAACCAACCATTAAAATAA
- a CDS encoding DUF4442 domain-containing protein — MKISPKKLNQFLMLKLPSAWLCGVRVKAISETDCSVGVTHKWINQNPFRSMYFAVQAMAAELSTGALVIAKIRAQKEPISMLVAQNKSVFTKKATGKIQFKCADGELIDKAIQETLKTGAGQTFWMKSIGTNENGVEVSTFEFEWTVKLKTKK; from the coding sequence ATGAAGATAAGCCCAAAGAAGCTCAATCAATTTTTAATGCTGAAATTACCCAGCGCATGGCTATGTGGTGTAAGGGTTAAAGCTATTTCTGAAACTGATTGCAGTGTTGGAGTAACCCATAAGTGGATTAATCAAAATCCTTTTAGAAGTATGTATTTTGCCGTGCAAGCGATGGCAGCAGAATTAAGTACCGGTGCTTTAGTGATCGCAAAGATTAGAGCTCAAAAAGAACCAATATCGATGTTGGTGGCACAGAATAAATCGGTTTTTACTAAAAAGGCAACCGGAAAAATTCAATTTAAATGTGCTGATGGTGAATTAATCGATAAGGCAATTCAGGAAACTTTAAAGACAGGAGCAGGACAAACTTTTTGGATGAAATCTATAGGAACCAATGAAAATGGAGTTGAAGTATCTACTTTCGAATTCGAATGGACGGTTAAGCTGAAAACAAAAAAATAA
- a CDS encoding TIGR00266 family protein, whose amino-acid sequence MNAHEIDYEIFGEEMQYVELELDPQEAAIAEAGNFMMMDNGIKMDTIFGDGSSQDEGFLGKVLGAGKRLLTGESLFMTIFSNIGQGKKKISFASPYPGKIIPIDLTQFGGKFICQKDAFLCAAKGVSIGIEFSRKLGRGFFGGEGFIMQKVEGDGMAFVHAGGTMARKELAMGETLKVDTGCIIGFTQTINYDIEFVGGIRNTIFGGEGLFFATLTGPGVVYIQSLPFSRLANRVLQAAPQAGGKDKGEGNILGGLGDIISGDNRF is encoded by the coding sequence ATGAATGCGCACGAAATAGATTACGAAATTTTTGGAGAAGAAATGCAGTATGTAGAGCTAGAGTTAGATCCTCAGGAAGCTGCAATTGCTGAAGCTGGAAATTTCATGATGATGGATAATGGTATTAAAATGGATACCATATTTGGTGATGGCAGCAGTCAGGATGAAGGTTTTTTAGGAAAGGTTTTAGGTGCAGGTAAGCGATTGCTCACCGGCGAAAGTTTGTTTATGACTATTTTTTCTAATATAGGACAGGGGAAAAAGAAAATTAGTTTTGCTTCGCCATATCCAGGGAAGATTATTCCAATCGATCTTACACAATTTGGCGGTAAATTTATCTGTCAAAAAGATGCTTTTCTATGCGCTGCCAAAGGAGTTTCGATCGGTATTGAATTTAGCCGAAAACTGGGAAGAGGATTTTTTGGAGGAGAAGGTTTTATTATGCAAAAAGTAGAAGGCGACGGGATGGCATTTGTGCATGCCGGCGGAACAATGGCTAGAAAAGAATTGGCCATGGGCGAAACTTTAAAAGTTGATACCGGTTGTATTATTGGGTTTACACAAACTATAAATTACGATATAGAATTTGTAGGTGGCATTCGTAATACCATTTTTGGCGGCGAAGGATTATTTTTTGCGACCCTAACAGGACCCGGAGTGGTTTATATTCAGTCCTTGCCTTTTAGTCGATTAGCCAACAGAGTGTTACAAGCAGCGCCGCAGGCTGGGGGCAAAGATAAAGGTGAAGGAAACATCTTGGGAGGTTTAGGTGATATTATTAGCGGAGACAACAGATTTTAA
- a CDS encoding LysR family transcriptional regulator has product MTITQLHYVLAVAEHKNFTRAAQKVFVTQPTLSMQIQKLEEELDILIFDRSKKPIELTETGKKIVTQARNIVNESDRIQDIVDQQKGFIGGAFRLGIIPTVMPTLLPMFINNFIKKYPKVKLQIEELHTEAIIEKLKEGHLDAAIAATPLSIDGIKENVLYYEPFVGYIPPSHRLHKDHKIDVGDLDIDDILLLQDGHCFKDGIINLCKTVKSTEAEHFRLQSGSFETLIKLANEGLGMTLLPYLHTMDLPDKDKSNLRMFKDPVPAREVSLIYNRSELKMQIIDAMRKVIGSVVKGAIAFQNVEIISPTQQKKKKEIQY; this is encoded by the coding sequence ATGACGATTACACAGTTACATTACGTTTTGGCCGTTGCTGAACATAAAAATTTCACCAGAGCTGCTCAAAAGGTATTTGTTACCCAGCCCACTTTAAGTATGCAAATACAGAAACTGGAAGAAGAGTTAGATATTCTAATCTTTGATAGAAGCAAAAAACCTATTGAGCTTACTGAAACTGGGAAGAAAATTGTGACTCAGGCTCGGAATATAGTAAATGAAAGTGATCGAATTCAGGATATTGTAGATCAGCAAAAAGGATTTATTGGTGGTGCATTTAGGCTGGGAATAATCCCAACGGTAATGCCTACTTTACTACCAATGTTTATTAATAACTTCATTAAAAAATACCCAAAAGTTAAGCTTCAAATTGAAGAATTACATACTGAAGCTATTATAGAAAAACTTAAAGAAGGACATCTTGATGCTGCAATTGCAGCTACTCCGCTAAGTATTGATGGCATTAAAGAGAACGTTTTATATTATGAGCCTTTTGTAGGTTATATTCCGCCAAGCCATCGATTACATAAAGATCATAAAATTGATGTAGGCGATTTAGATATCGATGATATTCTTTTATTGCAGGACGGCCATTGCTTTAAAGACGGCATTATTAATTTATGTAAAACGGTAAAATCTACAGAAGCTGAACATTTTAGATTACAAAGCGGAAGCTTTGAAACCTTGATCAAATTAGCTAACGAAGGCTTAGGTATGACGTTGTTGCCTTATCTACACACTATGGATCTCCCAGATAAGGATAAGAGTAATTTGCGAATGTTTAAAGATCCCGTACCGGCTAGAGAAGTCAGCTTGATTTACAATCGTAGCGAGCTAAAAATGCAAATTATCGATGCGATGCGCAAGGTAATAGGATCTGTAGTGAAAGGCGCAATCGCCTTCCAAAACGTAGAAATTATAAGTCCTACACAACAAAAGAAAAAGAAAGAAATACAATATTAA
- a CDS encoding DUF2141 domain-containing protein, protein MKTLAIIFALLITGISSAQESKTAKTGSISVEILNVTSDDGKIMYAIYTKDSFMKKPNYSKSATIEDGKSMITFDDVPEGEYAVICFHDKNDNDKMDFESNGMPKEDYGISNNKLNPYGPPTWEEGKFTFDGTEKELNIRL, encoded by the coding sequence ATGAAGACTTTAGCAATTATTTTCGCATTACTTATTACAGGAATCTCTTCTGCTCAGGAAAGTAAAACAGCCAAAACCGGATCTATTTCCGTAGAAATTCTAAACGTAACCAGCGATGATGGAAAGATCATGTACGCCATTTACACTAAAGACAGTTTTATGAAAAAGCCCAATTACTCTAAAAGTGCAACGATCGAAGATGGCAAATCTATGATTACTTTTGATGATGTTCCTGAAGGCGAATACGCTGTGATTTGCTTCCATGACAAAAATGATAATGATAAAATGGATTTTGAGTCTAACGGAATGCCAAAAGAAGATTATGGCATTTCTAATAATAAATTAAATCCCTACGGCCCTCCAACCTGGGAAGAAGGAAAATTCACTTTCGACGGTACGGAGAAAGAATTAAATATTCGACTATAA